The region TGGCAGGGGTGACGACGGTGCCCTTCTTGGGGCCGTGGGTCAGATAGCCGACCTGGTTCACCCGCACCGGCGAGCCGGTGTCGGCCTTGGGGGCGGCCGTCTCGGCGCCGTGCCGTGCGTGGTGGCCCACGGCGCCTGCCGCGGGTGCGGTCAGGGCGCCGACGGCAAGGCCGGCCGCGATCGCCGCGCCGAGCATGCGCCGGCGGCGGCGATCGGTCCGATCGGGGGCGGTACGTACGCGAGGAGCAGAAGACAAGTCTCAGCACTTCCGAGGGTTTCGGCGTCTTTTCCGTCCCTCAGAGGCTAAGGAAACGTCCTGGCCTGCAGCTTCGTACGCTTAGCCGAAATCCGGGTACACCAGGTGACCGAGGCCGGCCTCCTTCAATCGAGGTATTCCGGCAGGTGGGCCCGGGTGGCGGCGGGCCACCGGCGGGGTGCCTACCAGCGGGCGAGATCGGCCTGGAAGGACGGGTCGAAGCGCCGCATGTACCCGGTGTCATCACGGTTGCGCTGTCCGCAGCGGACGTACTGCTCGTGCAGCCGCGCCAGGGCGTCGGGGTCCAGTTCCACGCCGAGGCCGGGGGCGGTCGGCACGGGCACCGAGCCGTCGGTGAACGTCAGCGCGCCGTCCACGATCACGTCCTCGGTCTTCCAGGGCCAGTGGGTGTCGCAGGCGTAGGTGAGGTTCGGGGTGGCCGCGGCCAGGTGGGTCATCGCGGCCAGGCTGATCCCCAGATGCGAGTTCGAGTGCATGGACAGGCCCATGCCGAAGGTGTCGCAGATACCGGAGAGCAGCTTGGAACGGCGCAGGCCGCCCCAGTAGTGATGGTCGGAGAGGACGACCTGGACGGCGTCGGCGGCCACCGCCGGGGCCAGCTCGTCGAAGGCGACCACGCACATGTTGGTGGCCAGCGGCATGGGGACCTCGCGGGCGACCGCGGCCATGCCGTCGATCCCGGGGGTGGGATCCTCCAGATACTCCAGCACGCCGTCGAGGGCGCGCCCGACCTTCACCGACGTCTGTGTCGTCCAGACGGCATTGGGGTCCAGGCGCAGCGGATGGCCGGGGAAGGCGCGGCGCAGCGCCCGTATCGCCTCGATCTCCTCCTCCGGGGGCCTGACGCCGCCCTTCAGCTTGATCGCGGTGAAGCCGTAGTCGTCCACCATCCGCCGGGCCTGCGCCACGATGGCGTCGGGGTCGAGGGCCTCGCCCCAGGAGTCCGGCTCCTGGCCGGGGTGGGCGGCCCACTTGTAGAAGAGGTAGGCGCTGAACGGGACCGCGGAGCGCACGGCGCCGCCGAGCAGGTCGCTGACCGGGCGCCCGACGGCCTTGCCCTGGATGTCCAGGAGCGCCACCTCGAACGGGGAGGCGACCCGGTCGACGGTGCTGCTGGTGGTGATCATGCCGGTGAGCCCGGAGCCACCGGCGCCGCCCACGCGCTCGATGACCCGCTGGACGCGCTGGTGCAGCTCCTCGGTGGCGAAGGCGTCGAGCCCGACGATCTCGTGCCCGACGGCCGCGAGGCGCTCCAGATGGAGCTCGTCCGCGTAGGTCTCGCCGAGCCCGGTCAGGCCCGCGTCGGTGTGGATCTGCACGATCGAGCGGAGCGCGAAGGGCTCGTGGACGCCGACGGAGTTGAGCAGGGCCGGGTCGCGGAAGGCGACGGGGGTGATGGTGACATCCGTGATGCGCAGGGGTGCTCCGTCAAACATCGACGTCCATTCATATAGTTGAACAGATGGTAGGTGTGTGAACCCTACCAAGGGGCATGCCCGGACCAGGAGAAGGCAAACCACCAGCCATAACTCATGCGTAATCCCGCGGAATTGTTGCTTCCGGAGTCATTGACCCGCGAGAACGGGTGCTCGTAAAGTCTGCACACACTTCATCAGTGTTCAAGTGTATGAACGATGCGAGGAGAGCCGGCATGGTGAATCCCCCCGCCCCCGACCCTGATCCGGCCGCCTCCTCGGAGCTCGTCGAACGGGCCGTGACCAAGTTTCTGCGGCGTGTGATGCCCATCTTGGTCCTCATGCTGGTGGTCAACCAGATGGACCGCACCAACGTCGGCTTCGTCCAGGACGACCTCAAGGCCGACATCGGCATCGGAAGCGCGGCCTACGGACTCGGCGCCGGGCTGTTCTTCATCGGCTACGCCCTGCTGGAAGTCCCCA is a window of Streptomyces violaceusniger Tu 4113 DNA encoding:
- a CDS encoding glucarate dehydratase family protein, with protein sequence MFDGAPLRITDVTITPVAFRDPALLNSVGVHEPFALRSIVQIHTDAGLTGLGETYADELHLERLAAVGHEIVGLDAFATEELHQRVQRVIERVGGAGGSGLTGMITTSSTVDRVASPFEVALLDIQGKAVGRPVSDLLGGAVRSAVPFSAYLFYKWAAHPGQEPDSWGEALDPDAIVAQARRMVDDYGFTAIKLKGGVRPPEEEIEAIRALRRAFPGHPLRLDPNAVWTTQTSVKVGRALDGVLEYLEDPTPGIDGMAAVAREVPMPLATNMCVVAFDELAPAVAADAVQVVLSDHHYWGGLRRSKLLSGICDTFGMGLSMHSNSHLGISLAAMTHLAAATPNLTYACDTHWPWKTEDVIVDGALTFTDGSVPVPTAPGLGVELDPDALARLHEQYVRCGQRNRDDTGYMRRFDPSFQADLARW